One genomic region from Streptomyces sp. NBC_00582 encodes:
- a CDS encoding DUF6585 family protein, which yields MTTPVPSPEVSELAARHGLGPPLAVFAPKRMSRWMFAVHLFNTFYLSLLFLLPGVLYYWWQARHHPGFSRRQSRKRLHLFERGLVVDPPVGSGAVVLRWDSLRLQQDITQLVINGRPAPTRYAYTASVPGQGSVRITEFYEGPDVWGPFLQEAVLTAQGPAVLKTLQDGGTVSFGVLDLSRAGLSTPKKGRLPWAEVQEVRVSGGLVLITRSGDSARWSHHAVKDVVNLHLFLAAVAALRGESA from the coding sequence ATGACCACACCCGTCCCCTCTCCCGAGGTCTCCGAACTGGCCGCCCGCCACGGGCTGGGCCCGCCGCTGGCCGTGTTCGCGCCGAAGCGGATGAGCCGGTGGATGTTCGCCGTCCACCTCTTCAACACCTTCTACCTGTCGCTGCTCTTCCTCCTCCCCGGGGTGCTGTACTACTGGTGGCAGGCCCGCCACCACCCCGGCTTCAGCCGGCGGCAGTCCCGTAAACGGCTCCATCTGTTCGAGCGGGGGCTGGTGGTGGACCCGCCGGTCGGCAGCGGTGCGGTCGTCCTGCGCTGGGACTCCCTGCGACTCCAGCAGGACATCACCCAGCTGGTCATCAACGGCCGCCCCGCCCCCACCCGGTACGCCTACACGGCGAGCGTGCCGGGCCAGGGGTCCGTACGGATCACCGAGTTCTACGAGGGCCCCGACGTCTGGGGCCCCTTCCTGCAGGAGGCCGTCCTCACGGCCCAGGGCCCGGCGGTGCTGAAGACGCTCCAGGACGGCGGGACGGTCTCCTTCGGGGTGCTCGACCTCTCCCGCGCCGGGCTGTCCACCCCGAAGAAGGGCCGGCTCCCCTGGGCGGAGGTCCAGGAGGTCCGGGTCTCGGGAGGCCTGGTCCTCATCACGCGGTCCGGCGATTCCGCCCGCTGGTCCCACCATGCCGTCAAGGACGTCGTCAACCTCCATCTGTTCCTGGCCGCGGTCGCGGCCCTGCGCGGAGAATCCGCCTAG
- a CDS encoding bifunctional serine/threonine-protein kinase/ABC transporter substrate-binding protein: protein MEPLRGADPAGVGGYRLLRRLGAGGMGVVYLARSRGGALAALKVIRAGYADDPGFRARFRREVETAGRVTSPWVVPLLEADPDASSPWLATAFVPGPSLAEAVEECGPLPEATVRVLGARLAEALDAVHGAGLVHRDVKPGNVLLAVDGPRMIDFGIARMPEDTALTASGMVVGSPGFLSPEQARGRGREIGPASDVFSLGCLLAYAVTGERPFGSGSAAEALMRTVHDEPDLNGVPEPLLPLLRACLTKEASARPGVTDVLRGLEGAGPGGGVWLPESSTRVIARRSAAVLALPEVSATEVPEAPAAGGGATTAAGDRLGGATAAGGGAGSGGRAARRRFLVLGTAAGVLAATGTAAWWTAGRPGRSAGRGGSTPLPRLTLALQADLGGSGRTTGRAQENGVRLAVDRLNSLTGRTFELSLQVHDDKGGTALARQIARRLAADERVRAVIGPSSDACAKATLAVYQEALLPMVSVSVGLDDVPAATYRVYAATRPNDATLAAPLVAYLVRTVGARRTVLVDDEAEGDFSWRVCSGVAEALGSGRTAIRRTLSADAGTDRAFRAVAEAVTAAGADAVVFGGGYARAAALARALRSAGFSGARLATQRACDPRFLSSAGDAADGWVFATAYLDPTEVTAARSFVTAYRARFGATPPPYSAEAYDATLFLARALTSLGADRAERGAIVGRLRETDYRGITKRLHYTGTSTRYTMDALYLFRASKGALRFLGQYDDATATA from the coding sequence ATGGAGCCGTTGCGCGGCGCCGACCCGGCCGGGGTCGGGGGCTACCGGCTGCTGCGCCGGCTGGGCGCGGGCGGCATGGGCGTGGTGTACCTGGCCCGCTCCAGGGGCGGTGCCCTGGCGGCGCTGAAGGTGATCCGCGCCGGGTACGCCGACGACCCCGGCTTCCGGGCCCGTTTCCGGCGCGAGGTGGAGACGGCGGGCCGGGTCACGAGCCCCTGGGTGGTGCCGCTCCTCGAAGCGGACCCGGACGCGTCCTCGCCCTGGCTGGCCACGGCGTTCGTGCCCGGTCCCTCGCTGGCGGAGGCGGTCGAGGAGTGCGGGCCACTGCCCGAGGCGACGGTCCGTGTCCTCGGGGCCCGGCTCGCCGAGGCGCTGGACGCGGTGCACGGGGCGGGGCTGGTGCACCGGGACGTCAAGCCGGGCAATGTGCTGCTGGCGGTCGACGGGCCCCGGATGATCGACTTCGGTATCGCGCGGATGCCGGAGGACACCGCCCTCACCGCCAGCGGCATGGTGGTCGGCTCGCCCGGGTTCCTCTCCCCCGAGCAGGCCCGGGGCCGGGGGCGGGAGATCGGGCCGGCCAGTGACGTCTTCTCGCTCGGCTGTCTGCTGGCGTACGCCGTGACCGGTGAGCGTCCCTTCGGCTCGGGCTCCGCCGCCGAGGCGCTGATGCGTACGGTCCACGACGAGCCGGACCTGAACGGCGTACCGGAACCGCTGCTTCCGCTGCTGCGCGCCTGCCTGACGAAGGAGGCGAGCGCCCGTCCGGGAGTGACGGACGTCCTGCGGGGGTTGGAGGGGGCCGGGCCGGGCGGCGGGGTGTGGTTGCCGGAGTCGTCGACCCGGGTGATCGCCCGGCGTTCGGCCGCCGTTCTCGCCCTGCCCGAGGTGTCGGCGACGGAGGTGCCGGAGGCGCCGGCCGCGGGTGGCGGTGCGACGACGGCGGCGGGTGACCGGCTCGGTGGGGCGACGGCTGCGGGCGGAGGGGCGGGTTCCGGTGGGAGGGCCGCCCGGCGGCGGTTCCTGGTGCTGGGGACGGCCGCCGGGGTGCTGGCCGCGACCGGAACGGCGGCCTGGTGGACGGCCGGACGCCCCGGCCGGAGCGCGGGCCGGGGCGGCTCCACCCCGCTGCCGCGTCTGACGCTCGCTCTGCAGGCCGACCTCGGCGGGAGCGGCCGTACGACGGGCCGCGCCCAGGAGAACGGGGTCCGGCTCGCCGTCGACCGGCTCAACTCCCTCACCGGCCGCACCTTCGAGCTGTCGCTCCAGGTGCACGACGACAAGGGCGGCACGGCTCTGGCGCGGCAGATCGCCCGGCGGCTCGCGGCCGACGAGCGGGTCCGCGCCGTGATCGGACCGAGCAGCGACGCCTGTGCGAAGGCCACCCTCGCCGTCTACCAGGAGGCGCTGCTGCCGATGGTGTCGGTGTCGGTCGGCCTCGACGACGTCCCCGCCGCCACGTACCGGGTGTACGCCGCCACCCGCCCCAACGACGCGACCCTCGCGGCGCCGCTCGTGGCGTATCTCGTGCGCACCGTCGGGGCCCGCCGGACGGTGCTGGTCGACGACGAGGCGGAGGGCGACTTCAGTTGGCGCGTCTGCTCGGGGGTCGCCGAGGCCCTGGGCTCGGGCCGCACCGCGATCCGGCGGACCCTCTCGGCCGACGCCGGCACGGACCGGGCGTTCCGTGCCGTCGCCGAGGCGGTGACGGCGGCCGGCGCGGACGCGGTGGTGTTCGGCGGAGGGTACGCGCGCGCCGCGGCGCTGGCCCGTGCGCTGCGCTCCGCCGGCTTCTCCGGCGCCCGGCTGGCCACCCAGCGCGCCTGCGACCCCCGTTTCCTGAGCTCGGCGGGGGACGCCGCCGACGGCTGGGTCTTCGCCACCGCGTATCTCGACCCGACCGAGGTGACGGCCGCGCGGTCCTTCGTCACCGCCTACCGCGCCCGCTTCGGCGCCACCCCGCCGCCGTACTCCGCCGAGGCCTACGACGCGACCCTGTTCCTCGCCCGCGCCCTGACCTCGCTGGGTGCGGACCGTGCCGAACGGGGCGCGATCGTGGGCCGGTTGCGCGAGACGGACTACCGGGGGATCACCAAACGGCTGCACTACACGGGGACGAGCACCCGGTACACCATGGACGCCCTGTACCTGTTCCGGGCCTCCAAGGGCGCCTTGCGCTTCCTCGGGCAGTACGACGACGCCACCGCCACGGCCTGA
- a CDS encoding ATP-binding protein yields the protein MTTERMPLIGRDAELGLLDRLLADLAADARGRPAVLDISGEAGIGKSRLAHELCRRAARGGATVLRGRATEYERHLPFQPFTDAFADLDPAVRDSFPAAAAVAPVLTGAAHHADRFGLHRATAALLAHAATAPLVMVLDDLHWADAASLELLDHLVRHPPRARVLLAVARRERQSPAPLTASLVRGTDTGAVRRTVLGPLDERSCLARLTPGLDHEEAVRLFAASEGNPLCLLALLQAHREGARVNRLSTTGLGALLLDELTPLGPAQRRLVEVVAALGDHATPALLAAVTGRAPADLAADLAELTRRDLLRAGAHGRLALRHPVLRSLVHEGTDPWRRTETHRLAAAALARAGAPPAERAHHAERSLSGWDPETAAVLIQAAEQAADTAPASCAHWLGVVLRHLPHTPDHAVRRRELTLRRARALGACGRLRESRDLLHQVIALPDPAGEEATGSRASAVVLCAVTERHLGRYSEAVALLRRELHRDDPAPSPADQVALGLELGSSAPHDTSYPTVRAEVARTLAVARSLGDEVGVAGALAVAALGEAYEGETTEADGYARQAAALVDSLPDDDLTGLCEQLARLGWAEAFLERFADAERHADRGLAVARRTGQLHLLPHLLLCKAHVHIQICRPVSAVELADEAEDIARGIGSDELLAFVLATKAHAVVAACPPGDPRPLAVAEEAVVAAGSGVNWWASVARCVLGYAALTAGDPARAREAVLQAGGPGLRRLQPSMRPLFLEVLVTSAVAVGEVDEAKEWALRAREEAERLDLPVQRASAMRSAAHIPLGLGDAAAAGDLFLAAAEESARSGAQFWEAFSLLLGAPLLAADPDGPRRGRAAWQRGRRLAAAGGSAMLTGLADAIGPAVADAVDGPERRLAELTAREQEIAALVAEGLTSPAIADRLCLSRRTVETHVSRIYRKTGVSSRAALAALIAARTSGPAFSG from the coding sequence ATGACGACGGAACGGATGCCGCTGATCGGCAGGGACGCCGAACTCGGCCTGCTCGACCGGCTGCTGGCCGACCTCGCGGCGGACGCGCGGGGCCGCCCGGCGGTGCTCGACATCAGCGGCGAGGCCGGCATCGGCAAGAGCCGCCTCGCCCACGAACTGTGCCGGCGCGCGGCCCGCGGCGGAGCGACGGTCCTGCGCGGCCGGGCCACGGAGTACGAACGGCACCTGCCCTTCCAGCCGTTCACCGACGCCTTCGCCGACCTCGACCCGGCCGTCCGGGACTCCTTCCCCGCCGCTGCCGCGGTCGCCCCGGTGCTGACCGGCGCCGCCCACCACGCCGACCGCTTCGGCCTGCACCGCGCCACGGCCGCCCTGCTGGCCCACGCCGCCACCGCACCGCTGGTGATGGTCCTCGACGATCTGCACTGGGCGGACGCCGCCTCCCTGGAACTCCTCGACCATCTCGTACGCCACCCCCCGCGCGCCCGGGTCCTCCTGGCCGTCGCCCGCAGGGAGCGCCAGAGCCCCGCCCCGCTGACCGCGTCCCTCGTGCGCGGCACCGACACCGGGGCGGTGCGCCGGACGGTCCTCGGGCCGCTGGACGAGCGCAGTTGCCTCGCGCGGCTCACCCCCGGCCTCGACCACGAGGAGGCCGTACGGCTCTTCGCCGCCAGCGAGGGCAACCCGCTCTGTCTGCTGGCCCTCCTCCAGGCGCACCGTGAGGGCGCCCGGGTGAACCGGCTGTCCACGACCGGACTCGGCGCGCTGCTGCTGGACGAACTGACCCCGCTCGGCCCGGCGCAGCGCCGGCTGGTCGAGGTGGTGGCCGCACTCGGCGACCACGCCACCCCCGCCCTGCTCGCCGCGGTCACCGGCCGCGCACCGGCCGACCTGGCCGCCGACCTCGCCGAGCTGACCCGCCGCGACCTGCTCCGCGCCGGAGCGCACGGACGGCTGGCCCTGCGCCACCCCGTGCTGCGCAGCCTGGTGCACGAGGGCACCGACCCCTGGCGGCGCACCGAGACCCACCGGCTCGCCGCCGCCGCGCTCGCCCGCGCCGGCGCCCCGCCCGCCGAACGGGCCCACCACGCCGAGCGCTCCCTGTCCGGCTGGGACCCCGAGACGGCGGCCGTCCTGATCCAGGCCGCGGAACAGGCCGCGGACACCGCCCCCGCGAGCTGCGCGCACTGGCTGGGGGTGGTGCTCCGGCACCTTCCGCACACCCCGGACCACGCGGTCCGACGCCGTGAACTGACGCTGCGGCGGGCCCGCGCCCTCGGCGCCTGCGGCCGGCTCCGGGAGAGCCGCGACCTGCTGCACCAGGTGATCGCCCTGCCCGACCCGGCCGGGGAGGAGGCCACCGGGTCGCGGGCGTCCGCCGTCGTGCTGTGCGCCGTGACGGAACGCCATCTGGGCCGCTACTCCGAGGCGGTGGCCCTGCTCCGCCGCGAACTGCACCGCGACGACCCGGCGCCCTCACCGGCCGACCAGGTGGCGCTCGGCCTGGAACTGGGCTCCTCGGCACCGCACGACACCTCGTACCCGACCGTGCGCGCCGAGGTGGCCCGCACCCTCGCGGTGGCCCGCTCCCTCGGGGACGAGGTGGGCGTCGCCGGCGCGCTGGCCGTCGCCGCGCTGGGGGAGGCCTACGAGGGCGAGACCACCGAGGCCGACGGCTACGCCCGGCAGGCCGCCGCCCTCGTCGACTCGCTGCCGGACGACGACCTCACCGGCCTGTGCGAGCAACTGGCCCGGCTGGGCTGGGCCGAGGCGTTCCTGGAGCGCTTCGCGGACGCCGAGCGGCACGCCGACCGGGGCCTGGCCGTCGCCCGCCGCACCGGCCAACTCCACCTCCTGCCCCATCTGCTGCTGTGCAAGGCCCATGTGCACATCCAGATCTGCCGGCCCGTGTCGGCCGTCGAACTGGCGGACGAGGCCGAGGACATCGCCCGCGGCATAGGCAGCGACGAACTGCTCGCCTTCGTCCTCGCCACCAAGGCCCACGCGGTGGTGGCCGCCTGTCCGCCCGGCGATCCACGGCCCCTCGCGGTGGCCGAGGAGGCGGTCGTGGCGGCCGGGTCGGGCGTCAACTGGTGGGCGTCCGTCGCCCGCTGCGTGCTCGGCTACGCGGCGCTCACCGCGGGCGATCCGGCCCGCGCCCGCGAGGCGGTCCTCCAGGCCGGCGGCCCGGGCCTGCGCCGGCTCCAGCCCTCGATGCGGCCGCTGTTCCTGGAGGTCCTGGTGACCTCGGCCGTCGCCGTCGGTGAGGTGGACGAGGCGAAGGAGTGGGCCCTGCGGGCGCGTGAGGAGGCCGAGCGGCTGGACCTGCCGGTGCAGCGGGCCTCGGCGATGCGCAGCGCCGCCCACATCCCCCTCGGCCTCGGCGACGCCGCGGCGGCGGGGGACCTGTTCCTGGCGGCGGCCGAGGAGAGCGCCCGCAGCGGCGCGCAGTTCTGGGAGGCGTTCTCCCTGCTCCTGGGCGCCCCGCTGCTGGCGGCGGACCCGGACGGCCCCCGGCGGGGGCGGGCCGCCTGGCAGCGGGGGCGCCGGCTCGCCGCCGCCGGCGGGTCCGCGATGCTGACCGGCCTCGCCGACGCGATCGGACCCGCCGTGGCCGACGCCGTCGACGGCCCCGAGCGGCGGCTCGCCGAACTCACCGCCCGCGAGCAAGAGATCGCCGCTCTCGTCGCCGAGGGCCTCACCAGTCCCGCGATCGCCGACCGTCTCTGTCTGAGCCGGCGCACCGTCGAGACCCATGTCTCACGGATCTACCGCAAGACGGGAGTCTCCTCGCGGGCCGCCCTGGCGGCGCTGATCGCGGCCCGCACGTCGGGCCCCGCGTTCAGCGGCTGA
- a CDS encoding ABC transporter ATP-binding protein: MDAVAMTQLYSVINSQQERRPFDPATLRRIGAFARPHRRRMALFVLLGVVTALLAVATPVLAGDVVDAIVSHGDPDRVVRLALLIALIAVLEAALGILGRRLSATLGEGLILDLRTAVFDHVQKMPVAFFTRTRTGALVSRLNNDVIGAQRAFSNTLSGVVSNLVTLVLTLAVMLTLSWQVTLLALALLPVFVIPARRMGRRMAGMQREAATLNAAMGTRMTERFSAPGATLVKLFGRPEEESAEFAARAARVRDIGVRTATAQSVFLTSLTLVSALALALVYGLGGRLALDGTLEPGAVVALALLLTRLYAPLTALAGARVEVMSALVSFERVFEVLDLTPLIEEKPDARDIAEGPVSVEFDDVRFGYPSADKVSLASLEEVATLDTRGGDEVLHGVSFRAEPGQTVALVGSSGAGKSTIAQLLPRLYDVDGGAVRIGGVDVRDLSAGSLRATLGMVTQDGHLFHDTVRANLLLARPDATVDDLWDALLRARLDGLVRSLPDGLDTVVGERGYRLSGGERQRMTIARLLLARQQVVVLDEATAHLDNTSEAAVQEALTEALAGRTAVVIAHRLSTVRAADLILVVESGRIVEQGTHETLLAAGGRYAELYRTQFEEPAPEQEPEPEPVA; this comes from the coding sequence ATGGACGCCGTTGCCATGACGCAGCTGTACAGCGTCATCAACTCCCAGCAGGAACGCCGCCCCTTCGACCCCGCCACGCTGCGCCGCATCGGCGCGTTCGCGCGGCCGCACCGCCGCCGTATGGCGCTGTTCGTACTGCTCGGGGTGGTGACCGCGCTGCTCGCCGTCGCCACACCGGTCCTCGCCGGAGACGTCGTCGACGCGATCGTGTCGCACGGCGACCCGGACCGGGTCGTCCGCCTCGCGCTGCTCATCGCGCTCATCGCGGTCCTGGAGGCGGCGCTGGGCATCCTGGGCAGGAGGCTGTCGGCGACGCTCGGGGAGGGACTCATCCTCGATCTGCGCACGGCCGTGTTCGATCATGTGCAGAAAATGCCGGTCGCGTTCTTCACACGTACTCGTACGGGGGCGCTCGTCTCCCGACTCAACAACGACGTGATCGGCGCCCAGCGCGCCTTCAGCAACACCCTCTCCGGCGTGGTGTCCAACCTGGTCACCCTGGTGCTGACGCTCGCCGTCATGCTCACCCTGTCCTGGCAGGTCACCCTGCTGGCGCTGGCCCTGCTCCCGGTGTTCGTGATCCCGGCCCGGCGCATGGGCCGCCGGATGGCCGGGATGCAGCGCGAGGCGGCCACGCTCAACGCCGCGATGGGCACCAGGATGACCGAGCGGTTCTCCGCACCCGGCGCCACCCTGGTCAAGCTGTTCGGGCGCCCCGAGGAGGAGTCGGCCGAGTTCGCCGCCCGCGCCGCCCGCGTCCGGGACATCGGCGTGCGCACCGCCACCGCCCAGTCGGTCTTCCTCACCTCCCTGACCCTCGTCTCCGCGCTCGCCCTCGCCCTCGTCTACGGCCTCGGCGGCCGGCTCGCCCTCGACGGCACCCTGGAACCGGGCGCCGTTGTCGCCCTCGCGCTCCTGCTCACCCGCCTGTACGCGCCGCTCACCGCGCTCGCCGGGGCGCGCGTCGAAGTGATGAGCGCCCTGGTCAGCTTCGAGCGGGTCTTCGAGGTGCTCGACCTGACACCGCTCATTGAGGAGAAGCCGGACGCCCGCGACATCGCCGAGGGACCGGTGTCCGTCGAGTTCGACGACGTCCGCTTCGGCTACCCGTCCGCCGACAAGGTCTCCCTCGCCTCCCTGGAGGAGGTCGCCACCCTCGACACCCGCGGCGGCGACGAGGTCCTGCACGGCGTGTCCTTCCGCGCCGAACCCGGACAGACGGTCGCGCTCGTCGGCTCCTCGGGCGCCGGGAAGTCGACGATCGCCCAGCTCCTGCCGCGCCTGTACGACGTCGACGGCGGCGCCGTCCGCATCGGCGGCGTCGACGTCCGCGACCTGAGCGCCGGCTCCCTGCGGGCCACCCTCGGCATGGTCACCCAGGACGGCCACCTCTTCCACGACACGGTCCGCGCCAACCTGCTCCTCGCCCGGCCCGACGCCACCGTGGACGACCTGTGGGACGCGCTGCTCCGCGCCCGCCTCGACGGCCTCGTGCGCTCCCTGCCCGACGGCCTCGACACCGTCGTCGGCGAACGCGGCTACCGGCTCTCCGGCGGCGAACGCCAGCGCATGACCATCGCCCGGCTCCTGCTCGCCCGCCAGCAGGTCGTCGTCCTCGACGAGGCCACCGCCCACCTCGACAACACCTCCGAGGCGGCCGTCCAGGAGGCCCTCACCGAGGCACTGGCCGGCCGCACCGCCGTCGTCATCGCCCACCGCCTGTCCACCGTGCGCGCCGCCGACCTCATCCTCGTGGTCGAGTCCGGACGGATCGTGGAACAGGGCACCCACGAGACCCTCCTCGCGGCGGGCGGACGCTACGCGGAGCTCTACCGCACCCAGTTCGAGGAGCCGGCGCCCGAGCAGGAACCCGAGCCGGAGCCGGTCGCCTAG
- a CDS encoding lysylphosphatidylglycerol synthase transmembrane domain-containing protein has protein sequence MTVRNAPSPLPQPAVGSARKTSPTVTAVPLPSLPRRFPVRRVLCLLPLVLVTVVAVSHRSVLAEGFGHLRTAQWPWLLAAAGATCLTWVAAAVTRQGAVVQPLPRLRLLATQFAAGAANHLLPTGLGASAVNLRFMTVCGVPLARSSAALALYLLAEGVARVGLLAVLLTVFPDALRLGSLLPHGAVGPLLAALVALVVLAAAALTCVRRLRTAVFSFLRTALGEARSVHACPARAVALWGGSLAFPVLQAAGLAAVGQALGLPVPAAHMAVAYFAATVAVALVPTPGGIGSVEAALIVALVAAGGPLALATAVVLTYRVITVWLPLVPGAVTLGALVRWKVI, from the coding sequence ATGACCGTACGTAATGCTCCGTCTCCGCTTCCGCAACCCGCTGTTGGGTCCGCGCGGAAAACCTCTCCGACTGTGACAGCGGTTCCGCTCCCCTCGCTCCCCCGGCGCTTCCCCGTCCGCCGGGTCCTGTGTCTGCTCCCGCTCGTGTTGGTCACCGTGGTCGCGGTGAGTCACCGCTCGGTGCTCGCCGAGGGCTTTGGTCATCTGCGGACGGCGCAGTGGCCCTGGCTGCTCGCGGCGGCCGGGGCGACCTGTCTGACCTGGGTGGCCGCGGCCGTCACCCGGCAGGGGGCGGTGGTGCAGCCGCTGCCCCGGCTGCGGCTGCTGGCCACGCAGTTCGCGGCGGGCGCGGCCAACCATCTGCTGCCGACGGGGCTGGGCGCGAGCGCGGTCAATCTGCGCTTCATGACGGTGTGCGGGGTGCCGCTGGCCCGTTCCTCGGCGGCTCTCGCGCTGTATCTGCTGGCCGAGGGCGTGGCCCGGGTGGGTCTGCTGGCGGTGCTCCTCACGGTGTTCCCGGACGCGCTGCGGCTCGGCTCGCTGCTGCCGCACGGAGCGGTGGGCCCGCTGCTGGCGGCCCTGGTGGCGCTGGTGGTCCTCGCGGCGGCCGCGCTGACGTGTGTACGACGGCTGCGGACGGCCGTGTTCTCCTTCCTGCGCACCGCGCTCGGCGAGGCCCGCTCGGTGCACGCCTGCCCCGCCCGCGCCGTGGCCCTGTGGGGCGGCTCCCTGGCGTTCCCGGTGCTCCAGGCGGCCGGACTGGCCGCGGTCGGTCAGGCGTTGGGCCTGCCGGTCCCCGCGGCCCACATGGCGGTGGCCTATTTCGCGGCGACGGTGGCGGTGGCCCTGGTGCCCACCCCGGGCGGCATCGGCTCGGTGGAGGCGGCGCTGATCGTGGCCCTGGTCGCGGCGGGCGGCCCGCTGGCCCTCGCCACGGCGGTCGTCCTCACCTACCGCGTCATCACGGTGTGGCTGCCGCTGGTGCCGGGCGCGGTGACGCTGGGGGCGCTGGTGCGCTGGAAGGTGATCTGA